In a single window of the Gossypium hirsutum isolate 1008001.06 chromosome A13, Gossypium_hirsutum_v2.1, whole genome shotgun sequence genome:
- the LOC107894736 gene encoding transcription factor MYB8: MVRQPYLKKGTWSHDEDQKLIAYIRKYGIWNWNEMPKFAGLQRSGKSCRLRWMNYLRPKIRRGNFSREEEETIIHLQKTLGNRWSAIAARLPQRTDNDIKNYWNTRLKKRVIVEKKNSSSATTETKSSMEENSSDADSSMMVDILLDYQIPTMDSFPELAADNTISLSDCDISVAVDDHYSMAMDNNLVSSENYWEIENLWGQLLTMEGLDCEVMSPNSQLWLHELIYLKKSWQQMLKKASMAFADQL, from the exons ATGGTGAGACAACCATATCTGAAGAAAGGAACATGGAGTCATGATGAAGATCAGAAGCTGATTGCTTATATTAGGAAATATGGGATTTGGAATTGGAACGAAATGCCCAAATTCGCTG GGTTGCAAAGATCAGGGAAGAGTTGCAGACTACGTTGGATGAATTACTTGAGACCTAAAATAAGGCGTGGAAACTTCAGCAGGGAAGAAGAAGAAACCATAATCCACCTGCAAAAGACGCTAGGAAATCG GTGGTCAGCAATAGCAGCAAGGCTTCCACAAAGAACAGACAATGATATAAAAAACTACTGGAACACTCGCTTGAAGAAGCGAGTAATAGTGGAGAAAAAGAATTCATCATCAGCAACTACAGAAACCAAATCTAGTATGGAGGAGAATTCGTCTGATGCTGATTCCTCAATGATGGTGGATATTTTGTTGGACTATCAGATTCCTACAATGGATAGTTTCCCAGAACTAGCTGCCGATAATACCATTTCTCTATCAGACTGCGACATTAGTGTGGCAGTTGATGACCACTATAGCATGGCTATGGACAACAATTTAGTTTCATCTGAAAACTATTGGGAAATTGAGAATCTTTGGGGGCAGTTATTGACGATGGAAGGTTTGGACTGTGAAGTAATGTCACCAAATTCTCAGCTGTGGCTCCATGAACTCATATAT CTTAAAAAATCCTGGCAGCAGATGTTGAAGAAGGCATCCATGGCATTTGCCGACCAGCTTTAA